The following proteins are co-located in the Caldivirga sp. genome:
- a CDS encoding MFS transporter, protein MWTVIILLAFTFMARASNNMIQTTVPLIAREYFNATEAEIGLLSSVISVSSFIATMWVNARLDSVKRRILFEASTLLYFLIFIIYPFVNYIGLWLTSVAVGFLLGIIMPNVATSSSIIGKDQGTRERVIALYTFALSLSLTIGPIIESIILRYFTLRDAFLFFSVFSAVMVALSPKLPFPAEKPGGVRFKLSSIWGKASFRIAIYNNAMYSLPFAMLTAFGGIYAIEYFHADNSLVYLLFAAFFTTSFATRLYISIRPIRDVKYASISMSILTIVGMVVMTLSPNMYAYAVALAILGIPHGLTYPLSLIVISRDSRDDERNIMNSAFSSIMTIIGILSPIALGISAELLGLRYMTIIVEASVVFFTWLLYRSLRELNPNVLLAKNTPNLAR, encoded by the coding sequence ATGTGGACCGTGATTATCCTACTAGCATTCACATTCATGGCTAGGGCAAGCAACAATATGATACAGACCACTGTACCATTAATAGCCAGGGAGTACTTCAATGCCACGGAGGCTGAAATTGGTTTATTAAGCAGCGTCATCTCCGTTTCATCATTCATAGCCACAATGTGGGTTAACGCAAGATTGGACTCAGTTAAGAGGAGGATACTTTTTGAGGCGTCAACACTCCTCTACTTCCTCATATTCATAATATACCCCTTCGTCAACTACATTGGCCTCTGGTTAACCTCAGTTGCGGTTGGTTTCCTGCTTGGTATAATAATGCCTAATGTTGCAACATCATCAAGCATAATAGGGAAGGATCAGGGGACAAGGGAGAGGGTAATAGCCTTATACACGTTTGCCCTCAGCCTAAGTTTAACAATAGGTCCAATCATTGAGTCAATTATACTACGCTACTTCACGCTTAGGGATGCCTTCCTGTTCTTCTCAGTATTCTCAGCAGTAATGGTAGCGTTATCCCCCAAGCTACCCTTCCCAGCGGAGAAGCCTGGTGGGGTTAGGTTTAAGTTAAGTTCAATATGGGGTAAGGCTAGTTTCAGGATTGCAATATATAATAATGCCATGTATAGCCTACCCTTCGCAATGCTGACAGCCTTCGGTGGTATCTACGCCATAGAGTACTTCCACGCTGATAACTCGCTAGTGTATTTACTTTTCGCGGCGTTCTTTACAACATCCTTCGCTACAAGGCTTTACATTTCAATAAGGCCCATTAGGGATGTTAAGTACGCTTCTATTTCAATGTCAATACTAACCATAGTGGGTATGGTGGTTATGACACTTTCACCGAACATGTATGCGTACGCCGTTGCCTTAGCAATACTTGGCATACCTCATGGTTTAACGTACCCCCTCTCCCTAATAGTAATCTCAAGGGATTCAAGGGATGATGAGAGGAACATTATGAACTCCGCCTTCTCATCAATAATGACGATAATCGGCATACTATCCCCCATAGCCCTAGGCATATCAGCTGAGTTACTGGGCTTAAGGTACATGACCATTATTGTTGAGGCTTCAGTAGTGTTTTTCACGTGGCT